One Bradyrhizobium zhanjiangense DNA segment encodes these proteins:
- a CDS encoding SRPBCC family protein, translated as MAMTMNGEVQLAASREAVWDKLNDPEVLKACIPGCEELEKTDDGGFRATAKMKVGPVSARFRGKVMLSDLDPPNGYKISGEGEGGVAGFAKGGAAVKLAEKDGGTLLSYDVEAQIGGKLAQLGQRLINGAAKKLADEFFANFAKAVQG; from the coding sequence ATGGCCATGACGATGAACGGCGAAGTCCAGCTTGCGGCGTCGCGCGAGGCCGTGTGGGACAAGCTCAACGATCCCGAAGTGCTGAAGGCCTGCATTCCCGGCTGCGAGGAGCTGGAGAAAACTGACGACGGCGGCTTTCGCGCAACGGCGAAAATGAAGGTCGGCCCGGTATCCGCGCGCTTCAGGGGCAAAGTCATGCTGTCCGATCTCGACCCGCCCAATGGCTACAAAATCTCTGGTGAGGGTGAGGGCGGGGTGGCCGGCTTCGCCAAAGGCGGCGCGGCCGTCAAGCTCGCGGAGAAGGACGGCGGCACGCTGCTCTCCTACGACGTCGAGGCGCAGATCGGCGGCAAGTTGGCGCAGCTCGGCCAGCGCCTGATCAACGGCGCTGCCAAGAAGCTGGCCGACGAATTTTTCGCGAACTTCGCCAAGGCGGTACAGGGCTGA
- a CDS encoding (2Fe-2S)-binding protein produces MAKISLIVNGNPVTANVDPRTLLVQFLRENLRLTGTHVGCDTSQCGACVVHLDGKAVKSCTTLAVMADGHEVKTIEGLAADGAPLHPMQEAFREHHGLQCGFCTPGMIMTAIDIVHRKGHELDDNTIREELEGNLCRCTGYQNIVASISAGAKAMAKSDLA; encoded by the coding sequence ATGGCAAAAATCTCCCTCATCGTGAACGGCAATCCAGTCACGGCCAACGTCGATCCCCGCACCCTCCTGGTGCAGTTCCTGCGCGAGAATCTGCGGCTGACCGGGACCCATGTCGGCTGCGACACCTCGCAGTGCGGCGCCTGCGTCGTGCATCTCGACGGCAAGGCCGTGAAGTCCTGCACCACACTGGCGGTGATGGCCGACGGCCACGAGGTCAAGACGATCGAGGGACTGGCCGCGGACGGTGCGCCGCTGCATCCGATGCAGGAAGCCTTCCGCGAGCATCATGGGCTCCAGTGCGGCTTCTGCACGCCCGGCATGATCATGACTGCGATCGACATCGTGCATCGCAAGGGCCATGAGCTCGACGACAACACCATCCGCGAAGAGCTGGAAGGCAATCTCTGCCGCTGCACCGGCTATCAGAACATCGTGGCCTCGATCTCCGCCGGCGCGAAGGCGATGGCCAAATCCGATCTCGCGTAA
- a CDS encoding FAD binding domain-containing protein, which translates to MYEFKYHRPGTVRQAANLLVKNEDAKVIAGGHTLIPVMKQRLANPPHLVDLSHIEGLDTIEMKGRSLVIGATAKHAEVAASAVVGEAIPALASLAGGIGDPAVRHKGTIGGSLANNDPTADYPAAVLALGATIVTNKRRLKAEEYFQGLFSTALEADEIITKVMFPLPKKAAYIKFRNQASRYALVGVFVARRPSDVRVAVTGAGSEGVFRVTAFEEALKKRFSAKALDGIAVPAEGLNSDIHGSAEYRAHLIGVLTRRAVDAANAKG; encoded by the coding sequence ATGTACGAATTCAAATATCATCGCCCTGGGACCGTTCGCCAGGCGGCCAATCTCCTGGTGAAGAACGAAGACGCCAAGGTGATCGCCGGCGGCCACACGCTGATCCCCGTCATGAAGCAGCGTCTCGCCAACCCGCCGCATCTGGTCGACCTCTCTCACATCGAGGGGCTCGACACGATCGAGATGAAGGGCCGCTCGCTGGTGATCGGCGCCACCGCCAAGCACGCCGAGGTCGCGGCCTCCGCCGTCGTCGGCGAGGCGATCCCGGCGCTCGCCAGCCTTGCCGGCGGAATCGGCGATCCCGCCGTGCGTCACAAGGGCACGATTGGCGGCTCGCTCGCCAACAACGATCCAACCGCAGATTATCCGGCCGCGGTGCTCGCGTTAGGGGCCACCATCGTCACCAACAAGCGCCGCCTCAAGGCCGAGGAGTATTTCCAGGGCCTGTTCTCGACCGCGCTGGAAGCTGACGAGATCATCACCAAGGTGATGTTTCCGCTGCCGAAGAAGGCGGCCTACATCAAATTCCGCAACCAAGCCTCGCGCTATGCGCTGGTCGGCGTGTTCGTGGCGCGGCGTCCGTCGGATGTACGCGTCGCCGTCACCGGTGCGGGCTCCGAAGGCGTGTTCCGCGTCACCGCGTTCGAGGAGGCCCTGAAGAAGCGCTTCTCGGCGAAGGCGCTTGACGGCATTGCGGTGCCGGCGGAAGGCCTCAACAGCGACATCCACGGCAGCGCCGAATACCGCGCGCATCTCATTGGCGTGCTGACGCGCCGCGCCGTCGATGCCGCCAATGCCAAGGGATGA
- a CDS encoding AAA family ATPase: MTSAASSSGALPASVDAMLELLTSRGYLAERALATVTYLSLRMGRPLFLEGEAGVGKTEIAKVLSAALGRKLIRLQCYEGLDVSSAVYEWNSAAQMIAIRMAEAAGDTDRDQLSSDIFADRYMIKRPLLQALEPDVAGPPVLLIDELDRADEAFEAFLLEILSDFQVTIPEFGTVKAPHPPIVIITSNRTREIHDALKRRCLYHWVDYPAAERELAIVKTRVPGISAKLSQQVVRFVQALRNQDFYKSPGVAETIDWATALSELDARSLTPQVVGDTLGALLKYQDDITRMQGDALQKVLKDATTDN, translated from the coding sequence ATGACTTCAGCGGCCTCTTCTTCCGGTGCTTTGCCGGCATCGGTCGATGCGATGCTCGAACTCCTGACGTCGCGCGGCTACCTCGCCGAGCGAGCGCTGGCCACGGTGACCTACCTGTCGCTGCGCATGGGCCGGCCGCTGTTCCTGGAAGGCGAAGCCGGCGTCGGCAAGACCGAGATCGCAAAGGTGCTGTCGGCAGCACTTGGGCGGAAGCTGATCCGCCTCCAGTGCTACGAGGGCCTCGACGTCTCCTCCGCTGTCTATGAGTGGAATAGCGCCGCGCAGATGATCGCGATCCGGATGGCGGAAGCCGCCGGCGACACCGATCGCGACCAGCTCTCGAGCGACATCTTCGCCGACCGCTACATGATCAAGCGGCCGCTGCTTCAGGCGCTGGAGCCCGACGTTGCCGGTCCCCCGGTGCTGCTGATCGACGAGCTCGACCGCGCCGACGAGGCGTTCGAGGCGTTCCTGCTCGAAATCCTCAGCGATTTCCAGGTGACGATCCCCGAATTCGGCACCGTGAAGGCGCCGCACCCGCCGATCGTCATCATCACCTCCAACCGCACCCGCGAGATCCACGATGCGCTGAAGCGGCGCTGTCTCTATCACTGGGTGGACTATCCCGCCGCCGAGCGCGAGCTCGCGATCGTCAAGACGCGCGTGCCCGGCATCTCGGCAAAACTCTCGCAGCAGGTGGTGCGCTTCGTCCAGGCGCTGCGCAACCAGGACTTCTACAAGTCGCCGGGCGTCGCCGAGACCATCGACTGGGCCACCGCTTTGTCGGAGCTCGACGCCCGCTCGCTGACCCCGCAAGTGGTCGGCGATACGCTGGGCGCACTGCTCAAATACCAGGACGACATCACGCGGATGCAGGGCGATGCCTTGCAGAAGGTACTGAAAGACGCGACGACCGACAATTGA
- a CDS encoding vWA domain-containing protein: MAINHLAPEQTEQFADNIVGFARALRAAGMPVGPGAAIDAMSALQVIDIGSRADVFTTLEAIFVKRHEHALIFKQAFNLFFRASEEWKHMLDSVPLPEQARKKPQAGSRRVQEAMSQPRMTETPQHQEQDLRLSVSDKEILQKKDFAQMSAAEIAEALRAVERMHLPQAELLTRRQRPDPRGLRLDLRRTLRASLRTGGDIIDIHRLGRIEKPAPIVALLDISGSMSEYTRLFLHFLHAITDARKRVSVFLFGTRLTNVTRALRQRDPDEALASCSASVEDWAGGTRISASLHNFNKLWARRVLSQGAIVLLISDGLEREADSKLAFEMDRLHRSCRRLIWLNPLLRFGGFEAKAQGIKMMLPHVDEFRPVHNLSSIQELITTLSRPLPPHHRSLIRSAA, translated from the coding sequence ATGGCCATCAATCACCTTGCCCCGGAGCAAACCGAGCAGTTCGCCGACAACATCGTCGGCTTTGCCCGCGCGCTGCGTGCAGCTGGCATGCCGGTCGGACCGGGCGCCGCCATCGACGCCATGAGCGCGCTCCAGGTGATCGACATCGGCAGTCGCGCCGATGTCTTCACCACGCTCGAGGCGATCTTCGTCAAGCGCCACGAGCATGCGCTGATCTTCAAGCAGGCTTTCAACCTGTTCTTCCGCGCCTCGGAAGAATGGAAGCACATGCTGGATTCGGTGCCGCTGCCGGAGCAGGCCAGGAAGAAGCCGCAGGCAGGCTCCCGCCGTGTGCAGGAGGCGATGTCGCAGCCGCGGATGACGGAGACGCCGCAGCACCAGGAGCAGGATCTGCGCCTGTCGGTCTCCGACAAGGAGATCCTGCAGAAGAAGGACTTTGCGCAGATGAGCGCGGCTGAAATCGCCGAGGCGCTCCGCGCCGTCGAGCGGATGCACCTGCCGCAAGCCGAGCTCCTGACGCGCCGGCAACGACCCGATCCGCGCGGCCTGCGGCTCGACCTGCGCCGCACGCTGCGCGCATCTTTACGAACCGGCGGCGACATCATCGACATCCATCGCCTTGGACGTATCGAGAAGCCCGCGCCGATCGTCGCGCTGCTCGATATCTCGGGCTCGATGAGCGAATATACCCGCCTTTTCCTGCATTTCCTGCATGCCATCACCGATGCGCGCAAGCGCGTCTCGGTGTTTCTGTTCGGTACCCGGCTGACCAACGTCACCCGCGCCCTGCGCCAGCGCGACCCCGACGAGGCGCTGGCAAGCTGCTCGGCCTCGGTCGAGGACTGGGCCGGCGGCACGCGGATCTCGGCCTCGCTGCACAACTTCAACAAATTGTGGGCACGGCGCGTGCTGAGCCAGGGCGCCATCGTGCTGCTGATCTCCGACGGGCTGGAGCGGGAGGCCGATTCCAAGCTGGCCTTCGAGATGGACCGGCTGCACCGCTCCTGCCGGCGGCTGATCTGGCTGAACCCGCTGCTCCGGTTCGGCGGCTTCGAGGCCAAGGCGCAGGGCATCAAAATGATGCTGCCCCACGTTGACGAATTCCGCCCGGTACATAATTTGAGTTCGATCCAGGAGCTGATCACCACGCTCTCCCGGCCGCTGCCGCCGCATCACCGCAGCCTGATCCGCTCCGCAGCTTGA
- a CDS encoding XdhC family protein, with product MLDRDEDILKAAEDWQKAGRGVALATVVETWGSAPRPAGSSLVINDEGTFLGSVSGGCVEGAVVTEAMDVIESGKPKMLEFGVADETAWNVGLSCGGTIRVFVEKVG from the coding sequence ATGCTCGATCGCGACGAGGATATTCTGAAGGCAGCGGAGGACTGGCAAAAGGCCGGCCGTGGCGTTGCGCTCGCCACTGTGGTGGAGACCTGGGGCTCGGCGCCGCGCCCGGCGGGCTCGAGCCTCGTCATCAACGACGAGGGCACGTTCTTAGGCTCCGTCTCCGGCGGTTGCGTCGAGGGCGCCGTGGTCACCGAGGCCATGGACGTGATCGAGAGCGGCAAGCCCAAGATGCTGGAGTTTGGCGTTGCTGACGAGACCGCCTGGAATGTCGGGCTGTCCTGCGGCGGCACCATCCGCGTCTTCGTCGAGAAGGTGGGTTAG
- a CDS encoding XdhC family protein: MKFAILHELNAERAARRPVILVTDTESGEQRLVKAKDFAKDPLHAELDKQLRMGKSANVEAGGKKLFLNVYAPTAKLVIVGAVHISQALAPLARSLGYDVTVVDPRTAFASPERFPDIPLVAEWPDTALPSLNVDAYTAFVAVTHDPKIDDPALLHAFERNCFYIGALGSRKTHAKRGDRLRAQGAKESDIARIHAPIGLAIGAVSPAEIAVAIMAEITAVLRLPPKQKEEAA; encoded by the coding sequence GTGAAGTTCGCGATCCTGCACGAACTCAACGCCGAGCGCGCCGCGCGCCGGCCGGTGATTCTGGTGACGGACACCGAGAGCGGCGAGCAGCGCTTGGTGAAAGCCAAGGACTTTGCCAAAGATCCGCTGCACGCAGAACTCGACAAGCAGCTTCGTATGGGCAAGAGCGCCAATGTCGAGGCCGGCGGCAAGAAGCTGTTCCTCAACGTATACGCGCCGACCGCAAAACTCGTCATCGTCGGCGCGGTGCATATCAGCCAGGCCTTGGCGCCGCTGGCACGCTCGCTCGGCTACGACGTCACGGTCGTCGATCCCCGCACGGCCTTTGCGAGCCCCGAGCGCTTCCCCGACATTCCGCTCGTCGCGGAATGGCCTGACACGGCGCTGCCGTCGCTCAATGTCGATGCTTACACCGCTTTCGTCGCGGTAACGCACGATCCCAAGATCGACGATCCCGCGCTGCTGCACGCCTTCGAGCGCAACTGCTTCTACATCGGCGCGCTCGGCTCGCGGAAGACACATGCGAAGCGCGGCGACCGGCTGCGGGCGCAGGGCGCCAAGGAGAGCGACATCGCGCGCATTCACGCGCCCATTGGCCTTGCGATCGGCGCGGTTTCTCCGGCCGAGATCGCGGTGGCGATCATGGCCGAGATCACGGCGGTGCTGCGGCTGCCTCCAAAACAAAAAGAAGAAGCGGCATGA
- a CDS encoding NTP transferase domain-containing protein, with product MKFGPASPKDAIGGVTVHTLRQGPLVLKKGTTIGPAEVEALERAGIKDIVVVRMEAGDVSEDVAAASIALAVGGEGIHVERAFTGRANLFAARAGVLVIDRAAVDRINNVDEAITFATLAAYKPVVEGEMVGTVKIIPFGVEEGLRDAAVKAAGKDVLRVAPYVVKRVGVVSTLLPGLSSKVIDKTLRVTAERLAPAGASIIAERRVPHEEQVLSAAIKELLGLGAELVIVFGASAIADRRDVIPAAVTGIGGEIEHFGMPVDPGNLLLIARAGEVPVLGAPGCARSPVENGFDWVLMRLLAGIKVTRSELMGMGVGGLLMEIVTRPQPRAKPETEGNSQVAAIVLAAGRSTRMGGPNKLLAEFNGKKLVRIATEQALASKASEVIVVTGHQAELVEQALQGLKVKFVRNPDFAGGIASSVKAGIAAVPETCDGALVCLGDMPLIDAGLIDHLIDGFAPDRGNLIVVPVSEGRRGNPVLWSRRFFKELLTLDGDVGARHLIAKHTEAVAEVPVDGESAFLDIDTPQALEAARRG from the coding sequence ATGAAGTTCGGCCCGGCGAGCCCCAAGGATGCGATCGGCGGGGTGACCGTTCACACCCTGCGCCAGGGACCGCTGGTGCTCAAGAAAGGCACGACGATCGGCCCCGCCGAGGTCGAGGCGCTGGAGCGCGCTGGGATCAAGGACATCGTGGTCGTGCGCATGGAGGCTGGCGACGTCTCCGAGGACGTTGCGGCCGCCAGCATCGCGCTTGCCGTCGGCGGCGAGGGCATCCATGTCGAGCGCGCCTTCACCGGCCGCGCCAATCTGTTCGCCGCGCGGGCGGGCGTGCTGGTGATCGACCGCGCCGCGGTCGATCGCATCAACAATGTCGACGAGGCCATCACCTTTGCCACGCTCGCCGCCTACAAGCCGGTGGTCGAGGGCGAGATGGTCGGCACCGTCAAGATCATCCCGTTCGGCGTCGAAGAGGGTTTGCGCGATGCCGCGGTCAAGGCGGCCGGCAAGGACGTGCTCAGAGTAGCGCCTTATGTGGTCAAGCGTGTCGGGGTGGTTTCGACGCTGCTGCCGGGCCTGTCATCCAAGGTCATCGACAAGACGCTGCGTGTTACCGCCGAGCGGCTTGCGCCGGCCGGCGCCAGCATCATCGCCGAGCGACGGGTCCCGCATGAGGAGCAGGTGCTGTCGGCTGCGATCAAGGAGTTGCTGGGCCTTGGCGCCGAGCTCGTCATCGTGTTCGGCGCGTCCGCCATCGCCGACCGCCGCGACGTGATCCCGGCGGCGGTCACCGGCATCGGTGGTGAGATCGAGCATTTCGGCATGCCGGTCGATCCCGGCAATCTGCTGCTGATCGCGCGCGCCGGCGAGGTGCCGGTGCTGGGCGCGCCGGGCTGCGCGCGCTCGCCGGTCGAGAACGGTTTTGACTGGGTGCTGATGCGGCTGCTCGCCGGCATCAAGGTGACGCGGTCCGAGCTGATGGGCATGGGTGTCGGCGGCCTCCTGATGGAGATCGTGACGCGGCCGCAGCCGCGCGCAAAACCCGAGACCGAGGGCAACAGCCAGGTCGCCGCCATCGTTCTGGCGGCCGGCCGCTCCACGCGGATGGGCGGACCGAACAAGCTGCTCGCGGAGTTCAACGGCAAGAAGCTGGTGCGGATCGCCACCGAGCAGGCGCTGGCCTCGAAGGCGTCCGAGGTGATCGTCGTCACCGGACATCAGGCCGAACTGGTCGAGCAGGCACTGCAAGGCCTGAAAGTCAAGTTCGTCCGCAACCCGGATTTCGCCGGCGGCATCGCAAGCTCGGTCAAGGCCGGCATCGCCGCCGTGCCCGAGACCTGCGACGGCGCCCTGGTGTGCCTCGGCGACATGCCGCTGATCGACGCCGGTCTGATCGACCACCTCATCGACGGCTTTGCACCCGACCGCGGCAACCTCATCGTCGTGCCCGTCAGCGAAGGCCGCCGTGGCAACCCCGTGCTGTGGTCGCGCCGCTTCTTCAAGGAGTTGTTGACCCTCGACGGCGATGTCGGCGCGCGGCATCTGATCGCCAAGCACACTGAAGCGGTGGCCGAAGTGCCCGTGGATGGCGAGAGCGCCTTCCTCGACATCGACACCCCGCAGGCGCTGGAAGCGGCAAGACGCGGATGA
- a CDS encoding DUF4189 domain-containing protein, with translation MASNVVARRCAMFFFALSVCVSGARYITEAHAAGAIAVGKCGAYGQAYDYGAEHEARAAAQKQCKGDCTTVTMKRACAAMSVDLANPCGAYGFAVKPKISDSLNAATRECYKYGGKECVIRAWACDAKG, from the coding sequence ATGGCTTCGAACGTCGTCGCGCGCCGTTGCGCGATGTTTTTCTTTGCGTTGTCGGTTTGTGTCTCCGGCGCCCGTTACATCACCGAAGCCCACGCGGCGGGCGCTATTGCGGTCGGCAAGTGCGGCGCGTATGGCCAGGCCTATGATTACGGCGCCGAGCACGAGGCGCGCGCCGCGGCACAGAAACAGTGCAAGGGCGATTGCACGACCGTGACGATGAAGCGCGCCTGCGCTGCGATGTCGGTCGATCTCGCCAATCCCTGCGGCGCTTATGGCTTTGCCGTCAAGCCGAAGATTTCGGACTCGCTCAATGCCGCCACGCGCGAATGCTACAAATATGGCGGCAAGGAATGCGTGATCCGCGCCTGGGCCTGCGACGCCAAGGGTTGA
- a CDS encoding DUF2000 family protein, with amino-acid sequence MQFDTKIAVVIRTDLQAWQKLNVASFLTSGIAAAFPECIGEAYEDASGTKYHALIGQPILIYGADGPALSRALDRALTRNVKPAVYTEDMFKTTHDAANREVVRAVMRTDLNLVGIAMRAERKVIDKIIDGLKFHS; translated from the coding sequence ATGCAGTTCGACACCAAGATCGCTGTCGTGATCCGCACCGATCTTCAAGCTTGGCAGAAGCTCAACGTCGCGTCTTTCCTGACGAGCGGCATTGCCGCGGCCTTTCCGGAATGCATCGGCGAAGCCTATGAGGACGCCTCGGGCACGAAATATCATGCGCTGATCGGCCAGCCGATCCTGATCTATGGCGCCGATGGTCCGGCATTATCGCGCGCGCTCGACCGGGCGCTGACGCGCAACGTCAAGCCGGCAGTCTATACCGAGGACATGTTCAAGACGACGCATGACGCCGCCAATCGCGAAGTGGTGAGGGCGGTGATGCGCACCGACCTCAATCTCGTCGGCATCGCGATGCGCGCCGAGCGCAAGGTAATCGACAAGATCATCGACGGCCTCAAGTTCCATAGCTGA
- a CDS encoding GFA family protein, producing the protein MDKPFTGGCACGAIRYSIAGEPLFSNHCQCRDCQRESGSGHGSYATFARAGVTLTGEAKHWDMVADSGNVKTRGFCTQCGVPVYMTFAAQPGVFTIRAATLDEPGRYKPQAVTFAARGYDWDRLDASLIKFEGMPPG; encoded by the coding sequence ATGGACAAGCCTTTTACTGGCGGCTGCGCCTGCGGCGCAATCCGCTATTCGATTGCCGGTGAGCCGCTGTTCAGCAATCACTGTCAATGCCGGGACTGCCAGCGGGAAAGCGGCAGCGGCCATGGCTCGTACGCAACGTTCGCGCGCGCCGGCGTCACGCTGACCGGCGAAGCGAAGCATTGGGACATGGTCGCCGACAGCGGCAACGTGAAGACACGCGGCTTCTGCACACAATGCGGCGTGCCTGTGTACATGACCTTCGCGGCACAGCCTGGCGTCTTCACGATCCGCGCCGCAACCCTCGACGAGCCCGGCCGCTACAAGCCGCAGGCGGTCACTTTCGCCGCGCGCGGCTATGACTGGGATCGCCTCGACGCCAGCCTGATAAAGTTCGAAGGCATGCCGCCGGGGTGA
- a CDS encoding SRPBCC family protein: protein MNAAELKAETQDNIRDIVIDEVLPHAPETIWKALTSAQLIARWLMQPTGFEASEGNTFTFQTTPGGAWDGVIHCRVLEVVANRRLVYAWKGGDERNTGYGAPLDTVVTWSLTPVEAGTRIRLVHAGFVMPRNESAYNVMSGGWKKVVRQLDEISGEK, encoded by the coding sequence GTGAATGCAGCCGAGTTGAAAGCCGAGACCCAAGACAACATCCGGGACATCGTCATTGACGAAGTGCTCCCTCATGCGCCGGAGACGATCTGGAAGGCGCTGACCAGCGCGCAGTTGATCGCGCGCTGGCTGATGCAGCCGACCGGCTTCGAGGCGAGTGAAGGCAACACCTTCACGTTCCAGACCACCCCTGGCGGCGCTTGGGATGGCGTCATTCATTGCCGGGTTCTCGAGGTCGTGGCCAACAGGCGCCTCGTCTACGCCTGGAAGGGCGGCGATGAGCGCAACACCGGTTACGGCGCGCCGCTCGACACTGTCGTGACGTGGTCCCTCACCCCGGTCGAAGCCGGCACGCGGATTCGCCTTGTCCATGCGGGCTTCGTGATGCCCAGGAACGAGTCGGCCTACAACGTGATGAGCGGCGGCTGGAAGAAGGTCGTCAGACAGCTCGACGAGATCAGCGGCGAGAAGTGA
- a CDS encoding ArsR/SmtB family transcription factor codes for MMEVTPNPVTAVMRALADPTRRAVFERVFDSREISVAELTRGSGVTQGAISQHLKSLKQAGLVAERAEGRNVYYRVAPRGLEPLITWMDHYGVFWRERFQNLRDLLKEIDP; via the coding sequence ATGATGGAAGTCACCCCCAACCCCGTAACCGCCGTGATGCGCGCCCTCGCCGACCCAACGCGCCGCGCGGTGTTCGAACGCGTCTTCGACAGCAGGGAAATCAGCGTCGCCGAGCTGACACGCGGCAGCGGCGTGACCCAAGGCGCGATCTCGCAGCACCTGAAATCCCTCAAGCAAGCCGGCCTCGTCGCCGAGCGCGCCGAGGGCCGCAATGTCTACTACCGCGTCGCGCCGCGCGGCCTCGAGCCGCTGATCACCTGGATGGACCACTACGGCGTGTTCTGGCGCGAGCGCTTCCAGAACCTGCGTGACCTCTTGAAGGAGATCGATCCGTGA
- a CDS encoding TetR/AcrR family transcriptional regulator, with the protein MTKKPARTAIASVARAGSHAPEAGADAEARVSNRAARAAERRAAIVEAAMDEFITRGFAATRLDDIAKRAGVAKGTIYLHFKDKESMFEELVRIVIVPVVTRLTALPPPVGSVRDLIEAFAGNFLKEVIGTRRGDLVRLIVAEGPRFPSVADFYYREVVSRGIAAMRALIELGIARGEIREKDLARYPQILVAPAMIAVIWQSLFVRHAPLDAQDMLRVHLDLIFGERRTT; encoded by the coding sequence ATGACGAAGAAGCCCGCCAGAACAGCGATTGCATCCGTGGCCCGAGCCGGGAGCCACGCACCCGAAGCCGGCGCTGACGCCGAGGCCCGCGTGTCAAACCGCGCCGCCCGGGCCGCGGAGCGGCGTGCAGCGATCGTGGAGGCGGCGATGGACGAGTTCATCACGCGCGGCTTTGCCGCGACGCGGCTCGACGACATCGCGAAGCGCGCCGGTGTCGCCAAGGGCACGATCTACCTGCACTTCAAGGACAAGGAATCGATGTTCGAGGAGCTGGTGCGCATTGTCATCGTGCCGGTGGTCACGCGCCTCACGGCGCTGCCGCCGCCGGTGGGCTCGGTGCGCGACCTGATAGAGGCCTTCGCCGGCAACTTCCTGAAGGAGGTCATCGGCACCAGGCGCGGCGATCTCGTCCGCCTGATCGTGGCGGAGGGGCCGCGCTTTCCATCCGTTGCCGATTTCTACTACCGCGAAGTGGTCTCGCGCGGGATTGCCGCCATGCGCGCGCTGATCGAGCTCGGCATCGCCCGCGGCGAGATTCGGGAGAAGGATCTCGCGCGCTATCCACAGATACTGGTCGCGCCCGCGATGATCGCGGTGATCTGGCAGAGCCTTTTTGTGCGGCATGCGCCGCTCGACGCGCAGGACATGCTGCGCGTTCATCTCGATTTGATTTTTGGCGAACGGAGGACGACATGA
- a CDS encoding HlyD family secretion protein: MRSSRAIFGFALAVVLATVLAACNEKRDPGFQGWVEADMIFVSPDEAGRVTKLNVREGDEVKVGDHLYSVDDDLQLADLNQNKATLANAQQTYDRAASLNKTGSGTQANLDSAVSALRVAQARVATSETRMARRKGFAPVAGTIQQIYFREGEMVAAQRPVLSIMPPGNMKLRFFVPGAELPKLAIGDTVRIACDNCAADLTAKIYFIATSAEYTPPVIYSLDERNKLVYLIQARPSRPDALRVGQPIDVHLNPKTPVADKR, from the coding sequence ATGAGGTCGTCACGAGCGATTTTTGGATTTGCATTGGCCGTCGTGCTCGCAACCGTGCTTGCAGCCTGCAACGAGAAGCGCGATCCCGGATTCCAGGGCTGGGTCGAGGCCGACATGATCTTCGTCAGCCCGGACGAGGCCGGCCGGGTGACCAAGCTCAATGTCCGCGAGGGGGACGAAGTCAAGGTCGGCGATCACCTCTATTCCGTCGATGACGATCTCCAGCTGGCCGATCTCAACCAGAACAAGGCGACGCTGGCGAATGCGCAGCAAACCTATGACCGGGCGGCGTCGCTGAACAAGACCGGCTCGGGCACGCAGGCCAATCTGGACTCCGCCGTGTCCGCCTTGCGCGTCGCACAAGCGCGGGTGGCGACGTCGGAGACGCGGATGGCGCGACGCAAGGGCTTTGCGCCGGTCGCCGGCACCATCCAGCAGATCTATTTTCGCGAGGGCGAGATGGTGGCGGCGCAGCGGCCGGTGCTCTCGATCATGCCGCCCGGCAACATGAAGCTGCGCTTCTTCGTGCCGGGGGCCGAGCTGCCGAAGCTCGCCATCGGCGACACGGTGCGCATCGCCTGCGACAATTGCGCGGCCGATCTCACCGCAAAGATCTATTTCATCGCAACCTCGGCCGAATATACCCCGCCCGTCATCTACAGCCTCGATGAGCGCAACAAGCTGGTCTATCTGATCCAGGCGCGGCCCTCGCGGCCCGACGCCTTGCGCGTCGGACAGCCGATCGACGTCCATCTCAATCCGAAGACACCGGTGGCGGACAAGCGATGA